TGCGAAAGGGAATAATAAGGAGCTTACAGCTGATCGCTCGAAAGTGGCTTACCTGATTGACAACAACATTGTCATCTCGGATGCTGCCGGAAAGGTAACAGAAGTAACCAACGATAAGGATGCCGGCATTGTGAACGGAAGTGACTACACCCATCGTCAGGAATTTGGCATCAATAAAGGGATGTGGTGGAGTCCTGACAACACCAGCCTGCTGTATTATCGGAAAGATGAGACAATGGTCAGCAAGTATCCGCTTGTACAATGGAGTCCACGCGTAGCTGAAGCTAAAGAAATACGCTATCCGATGGCTGGTATGAAGTCTGAGGAAGTAACGCTGATTATTTATAATAGCGCTACTGGTACGAAAACCAACTTACAAACAGGCGAGCCTAAAGAACAGTACCTCACTGCGGTGACATGGGATCCCGGCAATGAATACGTATATGTCGGAGTATTAAACCGCGAACAAAATCATTTAAAATTTAATAAGTACAATGCAAAATCCGGAGCATTTGTCAAAACACTCTTTGAAGAGACCGCAACTACATGGGTAGAACCACAGACACCTCTGACTTTTGTCCCCAACAACCCTAAATTATTTCTTTACCAGACAGATAAAGAAGGATACAATCAACTTTACCTGTACGATACAGAAGGTAAACTGGTTCGCAAACTGGGATACAAAGATATTATCGTAAAAGATTTACTTACTTTTTCTGCAAAAGCAGATAAGGTAACGTATACCGGCGTTACAAATAACGGACTGGACAGACAGCTCTTCGAAGTAGAACTTAAATCCGGAAAAACAATACAACTCACCAGTGAGTCAGGTACGCATACAGCTTCAGCAAACAGTAACAGCAGCTACGTCCTTGATCAGTACAGCAACCTGACTACCCCTAATATCATTCAGATCAAAGAAGTAAAATCAGGAAAAAACAGCAATCTGATTAAGGCTGAAAATCCGTTTACAGGTAAAATTAATAATCCAAAAATCGAGTTTGTGCAACTCACCACTGCAGATGGAAACACTCCGCTGACAGGTCGTATTATTTATCCTGAGAATTTTGATCCAGCTAAAAAATACCCTGTAATGTACTATTTATACGGAGGCTCGCACTCACAGCTGGTCAGTAACAAATGGTTAGGCGGTGCCGGGTATTTTGATATGTACATGGCACAACAGGGCTACATCGTATTTACGATGGATAACCGCGGAACTGATGCGCGGGGACGGGCATTTTCCACAGCAACACACCGTCAACTGGGACAGGCAGAGATGGCTGATCAGATGAAAGGTATCGAATTTTTAAAATCAAAACCTTTCGTAGATCAGGAACGTATGGGTATTTTCGGATGGAGTTTCGGTGGTTTTATGACCACTTCGTTTATGCTGCATCACAATGATATCTTCAAAGCCGCTGTTGCCGGAGGACCGGTAATAGACTGGAAATATTATGAGGTTATGTACGGCGAGCGTTACATGGATACTCCTCAGGAAAACCCGGAAGGTTACAAATTAACGTCTTTGCTTAACAAAGCAGACCAGCTAAAAGGTGATCTGCTGATTATTCATGGCGCACAGGACCCTGTAGTTGTACAGCAAAACAGTATGCAGTTTATAGAAGCATGTATTAAAGCAGGGAAGCAGGTTGATTATTTCCTTTACCCTACTCATGAACACAATGTTTCCGGCAAGGACCGTATCCATATGTACGAAAAAATTGCCCGGTACTTTGATCTGCATCTTAAAAAATAGAACGCAGTCTTACTGATAAAAAGGAAGGGACTGTCCAAAATGATTGGATAGTCCCTTTTTTATGCGATTTTGTACGTAACCCTCTACAGCATCATTTCAGATATGCAATTCTCAAAGGATTTGACCTAACTTTTTAGACACCCTATTTTTATTATTTGACAAACCAATTCCCTCTCATTTTTAAGGAGAGGGTTAGGGTGAGGTTTTGCAGTTTTATAATTAACCTCTCTGCCCTTCGGGCATCTCTCCTTTAGAAGGAGAGAGAAGTTATAACAATGCCACTACAATAGAATTGAGGCTGTCCAACAAGGTTGGATAACCCCATTTTTATGCGATTTATAAGCACCTCCCTACAGCATCATTTCAGATATGCAATTCTCAAAGGATTTGACCTAACTTTTTAGACACCCTATTTTTATTATTCCACAAACCAATTCCCTCTCATTTTTAAGGAGAGGGTTAGGGTGAGGTTTTGCAGTTTTATAATTAACCTCTCTGCCCTTCGGGCATCTCTCCTTCTAAAGGAGAGAGAAGTTATAACAATGCCACTACAATAGAATTGAGGCTGTCCAACAAGGTTGGATAACCCCATTTTTATGCGATTTATAAGCACCTCCCTACAGCATCATTTCAGATATCCAATTCTCAAAGGATTTGACCTAACTTTTTAGACACCCTATTTTTATTATTTGACAAACCAATTCCCTCTCATTTTTAAGGAGAGGGTTAGGGTGAGGTTTTGCAGTTTTATAATTAACCTCTCTGCCCTTCGGGCATCTCTCCTTCTAAAGGAGAGAGAAGTTATAACAATGCCACTACAATAGAATTGAGGCTGTCCAACAAGGTTGGATAACCCCATTTTTATATGATTTATCACTATTCATGCTCCAGACCTTCGCTAAGATTATACAAAGTCCAGTGTCCGGAACGGATAGCTGGATTTTCCTGTTGCAGTAACTTAATAAAATCTTTGACACCAAGCTCTTCATTACCATTACCATGTATCAGCACAATACTGCCAGCTACGGGATGCTGTCCCTTGGCCAGCCATGCATCTGAACCTACCGCAATAAGACCATAGCTCAATAATGTATCTATCACAGCCTTATCCGAAACCAATCCCGGACATCTGAAAAATACAGACGGAAGTATCCCGTTCCGAAGCATAAGCTTTTCATTTTCCAGAACTTCCACATCCATATTTGCACCCTTAGTCAACAGGAAATTGGATGTTAGCGGTTGATTGCTAAACACATGAGAATAACTATGATTAACCCATGTGATCTGCAAAGCCCCCTCTTTATCCAGGTTTTTCAGCCAGTTCAGATCCTCCTGATGTTTCAGCATCCATTTTCCTGAAACAGATATAGCGACTGGAAGACGTCTGGATTTACCTTTAAAGGCCGAGAATAAAGATTGAAAGATTATTCTGTCAAATGGCTTATGCGAAGGACAGAGATCAATAGTAAGATTGATTCCATGCTCATTAGGCATACGAAAATCCAATCCGGCATTCTGGAGATTCTGTTCCGTTCGCCGCACGAGATCAAAACTCCTGATATAGGGCATTTTATTAAATTGTGCGGAGATATCTCCAAATGTTGAACGGGTTCGTTTATATTCATCAGACAGAACCACACGTGTCTGCATTGTAAGAGGATCGACAGCTAACAAATAGGTTTTGTTATTAGCTGTAAAACTACGTATGCCTATAAGCTGACTACCCTTTTTTTCCAACAACGCCCAGTCAACCTTATAATTACGGCTACTGTCAAAGGTCTGGCCCTCCCCTTTCTGTGATAAAAAAATAAAGATCAGACATACCAGCCATAATTTTAAACTCTTCATATATCAACAGTTGGTTAAGGATTTACATCCGGGTAAAATCTAATTTCCACTCGTCCGTTTAGGATTTAATAAGGTCGGCCATTGCATCTGCTTTCCATCTGTATCTGTAGGCATAATCATTTTCTCGCGGGATACCAATTCCGGTTCTTCACATGCCAGATAAGTCAGTATAGCAACTATAACGGCATTCTGACGAACTTCATCAAATACAATCTTATCATACGTATCCCTATTGGTATGCCAGGTAAGCTTACCATAATCCCATGAAGTAGAACCTAACATAAAAGCAGGAATTCCCTTCTTGACAAAGGAAGCATGATCTGATCCGCCACTTCCCGGCAGGCCCGGAAATGTTGTTTGGATTTCATTACGGAAAGCCTCAGGTAAATACTGCAACCACCGGCCGATGTACGCATAGGACTGTGCAAATCCATTGCCGGAAATCCGGGCAATTCTGCCCGTACCGTTATCCTGATTCCAGACCACCTGTATCTTATCATGCAATTCAGGATGATCTTCTACAAACGCTGAAGAACCATTTAACCCCTGTTCCTCACTCCCCCAGTTGCCCACCAGAATCGTTCTCTTATTATCGGGATACACTTTTTTTAATATACGCACTGCCTCCATCATCGTGATGATACCCGTACCATTATCTGTTGCACCTGAAGCACCGTCCCATGAATCCAGATGTGCAGACAGCACCACATATTCTTCTGGCTTTTCTTTACCTTTTATCTCCGCTATACTATTATATGTTTTTGCGACCCCAAGCTCTTTTGCCTCTGCCTGAATTAATATCCTGGGCTTCACTCCTCTTGTCACCATCCGGTATAGCAGTCCGTAATCTTCCTGCGCAATATCCACAACCGGTATTTTCTTGGTTTTAGCATCAAAAATGCGCGTTACACCAGGCAATTCTGTCCAGTATGAATCCACTACAGCCAATGCCCCTGCTTCTTCCAGAGCAATAGCCAGCGTCCTTCGTGTACTGCCTGTAGCCTCCAGACTTGCAGCCCATTGATTCGATTGCTCTTTCTTAAGAGCTTGCATTTTATCATAAGCTGCTGCTGTAGCTGATTCTTTCCAGTTTGCATCCGAACGCCCTGTAGGCTGATTCATAGCTATCATTACGATTTTTCCTTTCACAGAAGGCAACCAGTTTGTAAATTCTGTACGTGATTTAAAAACCGGAAGCACAATCACCTCCGCTTCAATCCCCTTCCCCTTTGTTGACGGACTGAACGAAAGTTGTGTTCCTTCCAAAGCTTTGATCCTCGGATACGTCATGGTAATACTGGAAAGTCCCCGCTCCCATGAACGCCACTCTCCGTAAGGCTCATTACGTGCCAAAGCACCCATCTCTGTATATTTCCGGACAACCCAATCGTGCGCCTTTTGCATTTGCGGACTACCGACCAGTCGCGGCCCGATCATATCGATAAGTTCAAAAGCATAGTCCTCCAGTTTGGAATTTGTATTTGCTTCCTGAACAATAGCATTGACCATTTGCTTTTTGTCCTGACCGAACACACCGGTACCGGCAAACATAGCTAAAGCGACCGCAACAGGAGAAAGCCAGGTAGAATAAGAGGTTAATTTCATAAGAAATGTTAAGTGTTTTAAAATATACGGAAGTTAGCAAAAATTTACAAAAGACCAGAATACAGGACGTATTTTATACGTATTCCGGCACCCGGAAGGAAGGGACCATAAACAAAGAAAAGCCAGAAACATTCGTTTCTGGCTTTAACAGATATAAAGGTTGATTAGCTACACAGCTACTTCCGACTTGGCCTTTTCATAACTTTCGTTATGTACAGCGGCAACAGCTCTGCCGGAAGGGTCATTCAGATTCTGGAAAGAGGCATCCCATGCCAGAGCTTCAGGCGTACTGCAAGCGACAGATTTGACTGAAGGAACTGTTTTTGAAGCAGCTTCCGACGGAAAATGTGATTCAAAAATAGTGCGGTACAGGAATTCTTCTTTGTTTTTGGGTGTATTGACCGGAAAACGATCCGCAGCAGTAGCAAATTCAGCATCGGAGACTTTTTCTTCTGCCTGCGCCTTAAGCGTATCGATCCAACTATAGCCTACCCCATCTGAGAACTGCTCTTTTTGTCTCCAGGCAATACTCTCCGGAAGATAGTCTTCAAATGCCTTACGTACCACCCATTTTTCCATACGACCATCTTTAATCATTTTATCTTTAGGATTAATCGTCATGGCGACATCTATAAACTCTTTATCTAAAAATGGCACACGGCCTTCCACACCCCATGCAGCTAATGATTTATTAGCACGCAAACAATCGTACAGGTATAGTTTTTTTAGTTTACGAACCGTTTCTTCATGAAATTCCTGTGCATTCGGCGCTTTATGAAAGTACAGGTATCCTCCGAATAATTCATCCGAGCCTTCTCCGGACAACACCATTTTGATACCCATAGATTTAATAACTCTAGCCAGGAGATACATAGGTGTAGAAGCCCGGATAGTCGTCACATCATATGTTTCCAGATGATAGATAACATCTCTGATTGCATCAAGACCTTCCTGAATCGTAAAATTAATTTCGTGATGAATCGTACCAATATGATCTGCTGCTTTTTGCGCCGCAATAAGATCAGGTGCACCTTTAAGACCTACTGCAAAAGAATGTAACTGCGGATACCATGCTTCTTCCTGATCACCTGATTCAATACGTCTGGACGCGAATTTTTTAGTGACAGCTGCAATAACGGAAGAATCC
The Sphingobacterium spiritivorum genome window above contains:
- a CDS encoding S9 family peptidase, with translation MRRIALLFLLAGSTAVYGQRNLNLEETVFGPRTYAPASIVSPRWIPNTNSITYLDPTYQNLISKSASDNWKEQVLLPKSDLEQALKSKLPNETIALRMFPYNYSWLDENTLSLEVDGKEKSYSLTYNIKSKSIDKLIGSDAKGNNKELTADRSKVAYLIDNNIVISDAAGKVTEVTNDKDAGIVNGSDYTHRQEFGINKGMWWSPDNTSLLYYRKDETMVSKYPLVQWSPRVAEAKEIRYPMAGMKSEEVTLIIYNSATGTKTNLQTGEPKEQYLTAVTWDPGNEYVYVGVLNREQNHLKFNKYNAKSGAFVKTLFEETATTWVEPQTPLTFVPNNPKLFLYQTDKEGYNQLYLYDTEGKLVRKLGYKDIIVKDLLTFSAKADKVTYTGVTNNGLDRQLFEVELKSGKTIQLTSESGTHTASANSNSSYVLDQYSNLTTPNIIQIKEVKSGKNSNLIKAENPFTGKINNPKIEFVQLTTADGNTPLTGRIIYPENFDPAKKYPVMYYLYGGSHSQLVSNKWLGGAGYFDMYMAQQGYIVFTMDNRGTDARGRAFSTATHRQLGQAEMADQMKGIEFLKSKPFVDQERMGIFGWSFGGFMTTSFMLHHNDIFKAAVAGGPVIDWKYYEVMYGERYMDTPQENPEGYKLTSLLNKADQLKGDLLIIHGAQDPVVVQQNSMQFIEACIKAGKQVDYFLYPTHEHNVSGKDRIHMYEKIARYFDLHLKK
- a CDS encoding polysaccharide deacetylase family protein; its protein translation is MKSLKLWLVCLIFIFLSQKGEGQTFDSSRNYKVDWALLEKKGSQLIGIRSFTANNKTYLLAVDPLTMQTRVVLSDEYKRTRSTFGDISAQFNKMPYIRSFDLVRRTEQNLQNAGLDFRMPNEHGINLTIDLCPSHKPFDRIIFQSLFSAFKGKSRRLPVAISVSGKWMLKHQEDLNWLKNLDKEGALQITWVNHSYSHVFSNQPLTSNFLLTKGANMDVEVLENEKLMLRNGILPSVFFRCPGLVSDKAVIDTLLSYGLIAVGSDAWLAKGQHPVAGSIVLIHGNGNEELGVKDFIKLLQQENPAIRSGHWTLYNLSEGLEHE
- the asnB gene encoding asparagine synthase B; translated protein: MCGIIGAFDLKDSSEKLRPQILEMSKRIRHRGPDWSGIFTSGKAILAHERLAIVDPKSGSQPLYSPDGQIVLAVNGEIYNHKELRATLPDYEFSTNSDSEVVLALYQAKGPSFIEDLNGIFAFALYDAGKDVFLVARDHMGIIPLYYGTDEQGQFFVSSELKSLEGFCTQMDQFPPGHYVYSADGLTPQRWYQRDWDAYETVQDADTDIDKLRTALEDAVHRQLMSDVPYGVLLSGGLDSSVIAAVTKKFASRRIESGDQEEAWYPQLHSFAVGLKGAPDLIAAQKAADHIGTIHHEINFTIQEGLDAIRDVIYHLETYDVTTIRASTPMYLLARVIKSMGIKMVLSGEGSDELFGGYLYFHKAPNAQEFHEETVRKLKKLYLYDCLRANKSLAAWGVEGRVPFLDKEFIDVAMTINPKDKMIKDGRMEKWVVRKAFEDYLPESIAWRQKEQFSDGVGYSWIDTLKAQAEEKVSDAEFATAADRFPVNTPKNKEEFLYRTIFESHFPSEAASKTVPSVKSVACSTPEALAWDASFQNLNDPSGRAVAAVHNESYEKAKSEVAV
- a CDS encoding M20/M25/M40 family metallo-hydrolase encodes the protein MKLTSYSTWLSPVAVALAMFAGTGVFGQDKKQMVNAIVQEANTNSKLEDYAFELIDMIGPRLVGSPQMQKAHDWVVRKYTEMGALARNEPYGEWRSWERGLSSITMTYPRIKALEGTQLSFSPSTKGKGIEAEVIVLPVFKSRTEFTNWLPSVKGKIVMIAMNQPTGRSDANWKESATAAAYDKMQALKKEQSNQWAASLEATGSTRRTLAIALEEAGALAVVDSYWTELPGVTRIFDAKTKKIPVVDIAQEDYGLLYRMVTRGVKPRILIQAEAKELGVAKTYNSIAEIKGKEKPEEYVVLSAHLDSWDGASGATDNGTGIITMMEAVRILKKVYPDNKRTILVGNWGSEEQGLNGSSAFVEDHPELHDKIQVVWNQDNGTGRIARISGNGFAQSYAYIGRWLQYLPEAFRNEIQTTFPGLPGSGGSDHASFVKKGIPAFMLGSTSWDYGKLTWHTNRDTYDKIVFDEVRQNAVIVAILTYLACEEPELVSREKMIMPTDTDGKQMQWPTLLNPKRTSGN